One genomic window of Hyperolius riggenbachi isolate aHypRig1 chromosome 7, aHypRig1.pri, whole genome shotgun sequence includes the following:
- the LOC137526160 gene encoding speedy protein E4A-like, which produces MSESASSLRTPETPSPIVSPESPSSLRTPETPSPIVSSESASSLRTPETPSPIVSSESASSLRTHESPSPVVSSESASSLRTHESPSLVVSSESASSLRTHESPSPIVSSESASSLRPQEPSDPFRTPDNPIRIRRPRIPSPLITPGNEDVPYRSVKWESVTDPDQPARAGPSDPQKPVTITREMRRAFYKLLDDRTIDLFLEDDGCKRVSDKYLLAMVLIYFSRAGLSIAEYNIQNFYAALFLANQMEEDIPFFHSIFLFATWYFRSKENFKEATKTLFRRMGFRAWVSREECRHVMKRLSHRGWRRKRMDHHGLATRGFRLTTEERTAMEPGSGYVCDHCSRSRPHSWCCIMQ; this is translated from the exons ATGTCTGAGTCTGCCAGCTCACTCAGAACACCTGAGACTCCGAGTCCAATTGTGTCACCTGAGTCTCCCAGCTCACTCAGAACACCTGAGACTCCGAGTCCCATTGTGTCATCTGAGTCTGCCAGCTCACTCAGAACACCTGAGACTCCGAGTCCCATTGTGTCATCTGAGTCTGCCAGCTCACTCAGAACACATGAGTCTCCGAGTCCAGTTGTGTCATCTGAGTCTGCCAGCTCACTCAGAACACATGAGTCTCCGAGTCTAGTTGTGTCATCTGAGTCTGCCAGCTCACTCAGAACACATGAGTCTCCGAGTCCCATTGTGTCATCTGAGTCTGCCAGCTCACTCAGACCACAGGAGCCTTCAGACCCATTCAGAACACCGGACAATCCCATCCGAATCAGAAGGCCTCGCATTCCCTCTCCACTCATCACTCCTGGAAACGAGGATGTGCCGTACAGGAGTGTGAAGTGGGAGAGTGTGACAGACCCCGACCAACCAGCCAGAGCCGGTCCATCAGATCCTCAGAAgccagtgaccatcaccagagaGATGAGGAGAGCCTTCTACAAGCTCCTTG ATGACCGCACCATCGATCTCTTCCTGGAAGATGATGGATGCAAAAGAGTTTCAGACAAG TACCTGCTGGCCATGGTGCTCATCTACTTCAGCAGAGCTGGCCTCTCCATCGCCGAGTACAACATCCAGAACTTCTACGCTGCTCT GTTCCTGGCCAACCAGATGGAGGAAGACATCCCTTTCTTTCACTCCATCTTCCTGTTCGCCACCTGGTACTTCAGAAGcaaggaaaacttcaaggaggccacaAAGACCCTCTTCAGACGGATGGGATTCCGGGCCTGGGTCAGTCGTGAGGAGTGCCGCCAT GTCATGAAGAGACTGAGTCACCGGGGATGGAGAAGAAAGCGAATGGACCATCATGGCCTGGCCACTCGGGGTTTCAGGCTGACCACAGAGGAACGCACTGCTATGGAACCAGGGAGCGGATATGTCTGTGACCACTGTTCTAGGTCCAGGCCCCACTCCTGGTGTTGCATCATGCAGTGA